One window of the Zea mays cultivar B73 chromosome 3, Zm-B73-REFERENCE-NAM-5.0, whole genome shotgun sequence genome contains the following:
- the LOC100285877 gene encoding peroxidase 56 isoform X1: MLAPGGRAGWRILAVLYSRRTLRGWAAGVQFSAFSDPPIEFQFQAADGIEAAAVAAGGGRGGRRRSLPGGRPRGEHAAAGTPGRRPRRGVLQREVPAGGGPGARRDADPRRQRRDHRPGAAALHVPRLPRPGAYVAAAGLLIVCLLLDTSFLDVFFFLLLLLPRARAQGCDASIMLVSRNGTAERDAFPSYGLRGYAEIEHIKAKLEDACPLTVSCADIIVMAARDAVYLSNGPRYAVETGRRDGKVSAEYDADNDLPPPSSKIVDLKTYFSFKGLGWKDLVVLSGSHTIGRAQCTTFASDRLYNYSGHVGQDPSLNKAYAAQLREMCEPGLADDTTMVEMDPRSPYTFDLSYYRNVRANRGLFTSDQALLDDPWTSAYVERMADAASPDEFFADYAAAITNMGRIEVLTGDNGEIRSACAAYVD; this comes from the exons ATGCTCGCGCCCGGGGGGAGGGCTGGCTGGCGGATACTTGCAGTTTTATACTCCAGGCGTACGCTACGCGGTTGGGCCGCGGGCGTCCAGTTCTCTGCCTTCTCCGATCCACCGATCGAATTCCAGTTCCAGGCGGCCGATGGCATTGAGGCGGCGGCTGTTGCTGCTGGTGGTGGTCGTGGCGGCCGCCGTCGCTCGCTGCCGGGCGGACGACCCCGCGGTGAGCATGCTGCTGCCGGGACTCCCGGTCGCCGGCCTCGCCGTGGGGTTCTACAACGAGAAGTGCCCGCAGGCGGAGGACCTGGTGCTCGCCGAGATGCGGACCCTCGTCGACAAAGACGAGACCATCGGCCCGGCGCTGCTGCGCTTCATGTTCCACGACTGCCTCGTCCGGGTGCGTACGTTGCCGCAGCCGGCCTTCTCATCGTCTGCCTACTGCTTGATACGAGCTTCCTGGATGTCTttttttttttgttgttgttgttgcctcGCGCGCGTGCGCAGGGCTGCGACGCGTCGATCATGCTCGTCTCGCGGAACGGGACTGCGGAGAGGGACGCCTTCCCGAGCTACGGCCTCCGGGGCTACGCCGAGATCGAGCACATCAAGGCCAAGCTGGAGGACGCGTGCCCGCTGACCGTGTCGTGCGCGGACATCATCGTCATGGCGGCCCGGGACGCCGTGTACCTG AGCAACGGGCCGCGGTACGCCGTGGAGACCGGCCGCCGCGACGGCAAGGTGTCGGCGGAGTACGACGCCGACAACGACCTCCCGCCGCCCTCCTCCAAAATCGTCGACCTCAAGACCTACTTCAGCTTCAAGGGGTTGGGCTGGAAGGACCTCGTCGTGCTGTCAG GAAGCCACACGATCGGGAGGGCGCAGTGCACCACGTTCGCGTCGGACCGGCTGTACAACTACAGCGGCCACGTGGGGCAGGACCCGTCGCTGAACAAGGCGTACGCGGCGCAGCTGCGGGAGATGTGCGAGCCGGGGCTCGCCGACGACACCACCATGGTGGAGATGGACCCGCGCAGCCCCTACACCTTCGACCTCAGCTACTACCGCAACGTGCGCGCCAACCGGGGCCTCTTCACCTCGGACCAGGCCCTCCTCGACGACCCGTGGACCAGCGCGTACGTCGAGCGCATGGCCGACGCGGCGTCGCCCGACGAATTCTTCGCCGACTACGCGgccgccatcaccaacatgggccgcaTCGAGGTGCTCACGGGTGACAACGGCGAGATCAGGAGCGCCTGCGCCGCGTACGTTGACTAG
- the LOC100285877 gene encoding peroxidase 56 precursor (The RefSeq protein has 1 substitution compared to this genomic sequence), whose product MALRRRLLLLVVVVAAAVARCRADDPAVSMLLPGLPVAGLAVGFYNEKCPQAEDLVLAEMRTLVDKDETIGPALLRFMFHDCLVRGCDASIMLVSRNGTAERDAFPSYGLRGYAEIEHIKAKLEDACPLTVSCADIIVMAARDAVYLSNGPRYAVETGRRDGKVSAEYDADNDLPPPSSKIVDLKTYFSFKGLGWKDLVVLSGSHTIGRAQCATFASDRLYNYSGHVGQDPSLNKAYAAQLREMCEPGLADDTTMVEMDPRSPYTFDLSYYRNVRANRGLFTSDQALLDDPWTSAYVERMADAASPDEFFADYAAAITNMGRIEVLTGDNGEIRSACAAYVD is encoded by the exons ATGGCATTGAGGCGGCGGCTGTTGCTGCTGGTGGTGGTCGTGGCGGCCGCCGTCGCTCGCTGCCGGGCGGACGACCCCGCGGTGAGCATGCTGCTGCCGGGACTCCCGGTCGCCGGCCTCGCCGTGGGGTTCTACAACGAGAAGTGCCCGCAGGCGGAGGACCTGGTGCTCGCCGAGATGCGGACCCTCGTCGACAAAGACGAGACCATCGGCCCGGCGCTGCTGCGCTTCATGTTCCACGACTGCCTCGTCCGG GGCTGCGACGCGTCGATCATGCTCGTCTCGCGGAACGGGACTGCGGAGAGGGACGCCTTCCCGAGCTACGGCCTCCGGGGCTACGCCGAGATCGAGCACATCAAGGCCAAGCTGGAGGACGCGTGCCCGCTGACCGTGTCGTGCGCGGACATCATCGTCATGGCGGCCCGGGACGCCGTGTACCTG AGCAACGGGCCGCGGTACGCCGTGGAGACCGGCCGCCGCGACGGCAAGGTGTCGGCGGAGTACGACGCCGACAACGACCTCCCGCCGCCCTCCTCCAAAATCGTCGACCTCAAGACCTACTTCAGCTTCAAGGGGTTGGGCTGGAAGGACCTCGTCGTGCTGTCAG GAAGCCACACGATCGGGAGGGCGCAGTGCACCACGTTCGCGTCGGACCGGCTGTACAACTACAGCGGCCACGTGGGGCAGGACCCGTCGCTGAACAAGGCGTACGCGGCGCAGCTGCGGGAGATGTGCGAGCCGGGGCTCGCCGACGACACCACCATGGTGGAGATGGACCCGCGCAGCCCCTACACCTTCGACCTCAGCTACTACCGCAACGTGCGCGCCAACCGGGGCCTCTTCACCTCGGACCAGGCCCTCCTCGACGACCCGTGGACCAGCGCGTACGTCGAGCGCATGGCCGACGCGGCGTCGCCCGACGAATTCTTCGCCGACTACGCGgccgccatcaccaacatgggccgcaTCGAGGTGCTCACGGGTGACAACGGCGAGATCAGGAGCGCCTGCGCCGCGTACGTTGACTAG